In Falsibacillus albus, a single window of DNA contains:
- the spoIIIAE gene encoding stage III sporulation protein AE, with product MRQWMQIIFIIALLFLTVPNLVQAADDQQTRNIEDELVSQQMDDLGITELKGYWQNIIDKYGGYLPESQKGSLIDFIKGDKKFSLKQWFYGITKYTFQELIQNGKLLGSLIMLTIFSMFLQSLQNAFDQGNVSKVAYAIVFMVLIIIALNSFHVAIDYTQDAINTMIHFIIALFPLLLALIATSGGVTSAAFFHPVIILLMNTSGLLIEYIVLPLLFLAALLSIVSTLSEQHKVTQLAQLLRNWSIGLLGVFMTVFLGVISVQGATSAVTDGITIRTAKFVTGNFVPVIGRMFTDATDTVISASVLLKNTVGIAGVAILLMIAAFPAIKVLVIAFVYKLAAALLQPVGGGPVIACLDTISKSVIYVFAALAIVSFMFFLCVTVMIAAGNITLMIR from the coding sequence ATGCGGCAGTGGATGCAGATTATCTTTATCATTGCTCTTTTGTTTTTAACAGTTCCGAATCTTGTACAAGCTGCAGATGATCAACAAACAAGAAATATAGAGGATGAATTGGTCAGCCAACAGATGGATGACCTGGGGATTACAGAATTAAAAGGATACTGGCAAAATATCATCGATAAATATGGAGGATATCTTCCAGAAAGCCAAAAAGGCAGCTTGATCGATTTCATTAAAGGAGACAAAAAATTTTCTCTGAAGCAATGGTTTTATGGAATCACCAAATACACATTTCAAGAATTGATACAAAATGGAAAGCTTCTCGGCTCCCTGATCATGCTGACCATATTCAGCATGTTTCTGCAATCGCTGCAAAATGCATTTGATCAAGGGAATGTCAGCAAGGTAGCTTATGCCATCGTTTTCATGGTACTCATCATCATCGCCTTGAATTCATTTCATGTGGCGATTGATTATACACAGGATGCAATAAATACGATGATCCACTTCATCATTGCCTTGTTCCCCCTGCTTCTCGCATTGATTGCAACATCTGGTGGGGTGACATCGGCAGCCTTTTTTCATCCGGTCATCATCCTGCTGATGAATACGAGCGGTTTATTGATTGAATACATCGTTTTGCCCCTGCTTTTCCTGGCGGCACTCCTGAGCATTGTCAGTACACTTTCCGAACAGCATAAAGTGACTCAATTGGCCCAGCTTCTCCGAAATTGGAGCATCGGGCTGCTGGGGGTATTCATGACCGTTTTCTTAGGGGTCATTTCAGTACAGGGAGCCACGTCTGCTGTAACCGATGGCATTACGATCAGAACGGCAAAATTCGTCACCGGCAATTTTGTTCCGGTCATTGGGAGGATGTTTACCGATGCTACGGACACAGTCATTTCGGCTTCAGTCCTTCTTAAAAATACAGTGGGCATCGCCGGGGTGGCAATCCTGCTCATGATCGCAGCATTTCCAGCGATCAAAGTACTGGTGATTGCATTTGTTTATAAGCTTGCAGCAGCGCTTTTGCAGCCGGTTGGCGGGGGTCCTGTCATTGCATGCTTGGACACAATCAGTAAAAGTGTCATCTATGTATTTGCAGCATTGGCTATTGTTTCGTTCATGTTCTTTCTGTGTGTGACGGTCATGATCGCTGCAGGGAATATAACCTTGATGATTCGATAA
- the spoIIIAF gene encoding stage III sporulation protein AF, with translation MSYLVQWITNIILFVLLTVVMDMLLPNSSFKKYTKMVTGLLLITIILTPVLRFISSDFDQVFNQISIKESVGNFQVENLIESKKKEIQASQRAYILEQMAVQMKKDAEEEMIGQFGIGIESIKLKVKQGGTDSFPENLEKITVMLGKPHEAGVVQAVKPVSIDTRENDTQQVKDEKTEKMIDLLANRWNLDAKSIQIQFEGGIQTNDER, from the coding sequence ATGAGCTATCTCGTGCAATGGATTACGAACATTATATTATTCGTTCTTTTAACGGTCGTAATGGACATGCTCCTCCCCAATTCATCTTTTAAGAAATATACAAAAATGGTAACGGGGCTCCTTTTGATCACCATCATTCTCACTCCGGTGCTTAGGTTCATTTCCAGTGACTTCGATCAAGTGTTCAATCAAATTTCAATAAAGGAGTCCGTGGGAAATTTTCAGGTAGAAAATTTAATAGAAAGTAAGAAAAAAGAAATACAAGCATCACAACGTGCATATATTTTAGAACAAATGGCTGTCCAAATGAAAAAGGACGCAGAAGAGGAGATGATCGGCCAATTTGGAATAGGGATTGAGTCTATAAAGTTAAAGGTTAAACAAGGGGGAACAGATAGTTTTCCTGAAAATTTGGAAAAAATCACCGTTATGCTTGGAAAACCGCATGAGGCAGGTGTTGTTCAAGCGGTGAAGCCAGTATCCATTGACACCCGCGAAAACGATACGCAGCAGGTTAAGGATGAAAAGACAGAAAAAATGATAGACCTCTTGGCAAACAGATGGAATCTAGACGCAAAAAGTATTCAAATTCAATTTGAAGGAGGGATCCAAACAAACGATGAGCGGTGA
- the spoIIIAG gene encoding stage III sporulation protein AG → MSGEKGPIDWLKSLLLTKSDSSKPSGKKIGKLQYFLIILICGIAFMLISDLWRSGNDQASSPAMKQAPENGGSVETFGSNKDDKPKSMADYEKQYENELKEALDQIVGVSNVTVVVNVEASEQKVFEKDSKAQNQITNETDPKGGERKIEEQTKDDQLVIVKNGDKEVPIVKETRKPEIKGVLVVANGADNIQIKKWIIEAVTRVLDVPSHQVAVMPKKSKGDS, encoded by the coding sequence ATGAGCGGTGAAAAAGGACCAATCGACTGGTTGAAATCATTATTGCTTACCAAAAGTGATTCTTCAAAGCCTTCTGGAAAGAAAATAGGCAAGCTTCAATATTTTCTGATCATCTTGATTTGTGGGATTGCCTTTATGCTGATAAGCGATCTTTGGAGGTCAGGAAATGATCAAGCATCATCACCCGCCATGAAGCAAGCGCCTGAAAATGGAGGAAGCGTGGAGACCTTTGGCTCAAACAAGGATGACAAACCTAAAAGCATGGCTGACTATGAAAAACAATATGAAAACGAGCTTAAAGAAGCTCTCGATCAAATTGTAGGAGTCAGCAACGTGACGGTTGTCGTGAATGTAGAGGCATCCGAGCAAAAGGTATTTGAAAAGGATTCGAAAGCACAAAATCAAATTACAAATGAAACGGATCCAAAAGGCGGCGAGAGAAAAATAGAAGAACAAACAAAAGACGACCAGCTGGTGATCGTCAAAAACGGCGACAAAGAGGTTCCAATTGTGAAGGAAACGAGAAAACCAGAAATCAAGGGGGTTCTTGTAGTTGCAAATGGAGCTGATAATATACAAATCAAAAAATGGATCATTGAAGCGGTGACGCGTGTCTTGGATGTCCCAAGCCATCAGGTCGCCGTGATGCCAAAAAAATCAAAGGGGGATTCCTAA
- a CDS encoding SpoIIIAH-like family protein, giving the protein MLLKKQTVWLLTMLSLVVVLSVYYVTSPETKTADLAAVDKGKKTSESASASNKKDMDVVTDAAGDEVFEALRLDEQDKRSELRQQLTEMVASPDLTAEEKNKAYEQMQQLTELETKEKVLESLIQSMGYKDALVRADGEKVLITVKANEQSKKAANQIIQKVGDEIGEMQKVSVTFEPEK; this is encoded by the coding sequence GTGTTACTAAAAAAACAAACTGTTTGGCTATTGACAATGTTAAGTCTAGTGGTAGTATTATCGGTTTATTATGTCACATCACCAGAAACGAAGACTGCAGATCTTGCCGCTGTTGATAAGGGCAAGAAAACGAGTGAAAGTGCATCAGCATCCAATAAGAAAGACATGGATGTTGTGACAGATGCTGCAGGCGATGAAGTTTTCGAAGCATTACGTTTAGATGAACAAGATAAACGGAGTGAGCTGCGCCAGCAATTAACGGAAATGGTCGCTTCACCTGACTTAACAGCAGAGGAGAAAAATAAAGCATACGAACAAATGCAGCAGCTTACTGAATTGGAAACAAAGGAAAAAGTACTTGAAAGTCTGATCCAATCAATGGGCTATAAAGATGCGCTGGTTCGCGCTGATGGTGAAAAGGTGTTGATCACTGTTAAAGCAAATGAGCAATCCAAAAAAGCAGCAAATCAAATCATCCAAAAAGTCGGCGATGAAATAGGAGAAATGCAGAAGGTTTCAGTAACATTCGAACCTGAAAAATAA
- the accB gene encoding acetyl-CoA carboxylase biotin carboxyl carrier protein, whose product MLKVQEIRELIKLVDQSSIDEFVYEYEGSKIEMKKRGEAVVAAQPVQQAAAPAPSAPPAPAAPAAPAPEAPAAAVQETVQPAAEDDANLHKITSPMVGTFYASPSPDADLYVKTGSRVGEDTVVCIVEAMKLFNEIEAEVNGEIVEILVKDGQLVEYGQPLFLVKPE is encoded by the coding sequence ATGTTAAAGGTTCAAGAAATTCGTGAGCTTATTAAGCTAGTCGATCAATCGAGCATTGATGAATTCGTATATGAATATGAAGGTTCTAAAATAGAAATGAAAAAAAGAGGTGAGGCTGTCGTTGCCGCACAGCCAGTTCAACAAGCGGCTGCTCCAGCACCATCTGCACCACCGGCACCTGCTGCACCTGCCGCACCGGCGCCTGAGGCTCCAGCTGCAGCCGTTCAAGAAACTGTTCAGCCAGCAGCAGAAGATGATGCCAATTTACATAAAATCACTTCCCCGATGGTGGGAACATTTTATGCTTCCCCATCACCTGATGCAGACCTTTATGTGAAAACTGGATCAAGGGTTGGAGAAGATACGGTTGTCTGTATCGTTGAAGCGATGAAATTATTCAATGAAATCGAAGCGGAAGTGAATGGAGAAATCGTAGAAATTTTAGTTAAAGATGGACAACTGGTAGAATATGGACAACCATTATTCTTAGTAAAGCCTGAGTAA
- the accC gene encoding acetyl-CoA carboxylase biotin carboxylase subunit: MIKKLLIANRGEIAVRIIRAAREMGVETVAVYSEADKEALHVQIADEAYCIGPKTSKDSYLNFTNIISVAKLTGCEAIHPGYGFLAENADFAELCRDCNITFVGPSPEAISKMGTKDVARETMREAGVPIVPGSKGIVKDIDDAIKLANEMDYPVIIKATAGGGGKGIRVARTEQELIKGINITQQEAMTAFGNPGVYIEKYIEDFRHVEIQVMADNYGNVIHLGERDCSIQRRLQKLLEETPSPALDGEMRATMGEAAVKAAKAVDYSGAGTVEFIYDHVNRKFYFMEMNTRIQVEHPVTEMVTGVDLIKEMIRVASGEKLSLKQEEVTFSGWSIECRINAENPEKNFMPSPGKIDMYLPPGGFGVRVESAAYPGYSIPPYYDSMIAKLITYGATREEAIQRMRRALSEFVIEGIHTTIPFHLKLLEHETFVGGDFNTKFLEKYDVMNT; the protein is encoded by the coding sequence ATGATTAAAAAGCTATTAATTGCAAATAGGGGAGAAATAGCGGTCCGCATCATCCGTGCAGCACGGGAGATGGGGGTAGAAACCGTTGCAGTATACTCCGAAGCAGATAAAGAGGCTCTTCATGTCCAAATTGCAGACGAAGCATACTGTATAGGACCAAAGACGTCAAAAGACAGCTACTTAAATTTCACAAATATCATCAGCGTTGCAAAACTGACTGGATGTGAAGCGATTCATCCCGGATATGGATTCTTAGCGGAGAATGCAGATTTTGCTGAGCTCTGCAGGGACTGCAATATCACTTTTGTCGGCCCGAGCCCTGAAGCGATCTCCAAAATGGGTACAAAAGATGTGGCAAGGGAAACGATGCGTGAGGCAGGCGTCCCGATTGTGCCCGGTTCAAAGGGAATCGTGAAAGATATTGATGATGCGATTAAATTAGCCAATGAAATGGATTATCCCGTCATCATCAAAGCTACTGCCGGCGGTGGTGGAAAAGGGATCCGCGTGGCAAGGACCGAACAGGAATTAATTAAAGGAATCAACATTACACAGCAGGAGGCAATGACTGCATTTGGGAATCCTGGTGTGTATATAGAAAAGTACATTGAGGATTTCAGACATGTAGAAATCCAAGTCATGGCAGACAACTATGGCAATGTCATCCACTTGGGTGAAAGGGATTGCTCCATCCAACGGAGACTTCAAAAGCTCTTGGAAGAAACACCGTCCCCCGCTTTGGATGGTGAAATGCGTGCTACGATGGGAGAAGCGGCTGTCAAGGCAGCAAAAGCAGTTGATTATTCCGGAGCTGGGACGGTAGAATTTATATATGACCATGTAAATCGTAAGTTTTACTTCATGGAAATGAACACGCGCATCCAGGTCGAGCATCCAGTCACAGAAATGGTCACAGGCGTTGATTTGATCAAAGAAATGATCCGTGTGGCTTCCGGTGAAAAATTGTCATTGAAACAAGAAGAGGTAACGTTCAGTGGCTGGTCGATCGAATGCCGCATCAATGCAGAAAATCCGGAGAAGAACTTCATGCCGTCACCGGGCAAGATCGATATGTATCTCCCTCCCGGCGGCTTTGGTGTAAGGGTGGAATCGGCAGCATATCCAGGCTATTCAATCCCGCCGTATTATGATTCCATGATCGCCAAGCTCATTACCTATGGAGCTACTAGGGAAGAAGCCATCCAAAGAATGAGGCGTGCTCTCAGCGAATTTGTCATCGAAGGTATCCATACCACGATTCCTTTCCATTTGAAGTTATTGGAGCATGAAACGTTTGTAGGCGGGGATTTTAATACAAAGTTCCTCGAAAAGTACGATGTAATGAATACTTAA
- a CDS encoding Asp23/Gls24 family envelope stress response protein, translating to MSENQMNNVLEMNQGNDGLGKVEIAPEVIEVIAGIAASEVEGVAQMRGNFASGVVERLGKKNHGKGVKVELSEEGIKVDVFCLMNFGVSIPNVAQEIQDNIRQALMNMTALEANEVNIHVVGIQFENQKHEIYDETEE from the coding sequence ATGTCAGAAAATCAGATGAATAATGTTTTAGAAATGAATCAAGGAAACGATGGGCTCGGTAAAGTCGAGATTGCACCTGAAGTCATTGAAGTCATTGCAGGCATTGCTGCATCCGAAGTGGAAGGAGTTGCCCAAATGCGCGGCAACTTTGCTTCTGGCGTCGTAGAACGCTTAGGCAAAAAAAACCACGGAAAAGGCGTTAAGGTGGAGCTCTCGGAAGAAGGCATAAAAGTTGATGTCTTCTGCCTTATGAACTTCGGAGTCTCCATCCCGAACGTAGCCCAAGAAATACAGGATAACATTCGCCAGGCATTAATGAATATGACTGCACTGGAAGCGAATGAAGTCAATATTCATGTAGTCGGAATTCAATTCGAAAACCAAAAACATGAAATCTATGACGAAACAGAAGAATAA
- the nusB gene encoding transcription antitermination factor NusB codes for MKRRTAREKALQALFQMDANDIQADEAISNVLEDKPNDEYLQKLVAGTIEHKSEIDQTIQKHLEKWKLGRLAKVDRNILRLGVFEMYYMEDLPKNVAINEAIEIAKTFGDDQSSKFINGVLSKIKDSL; via the coding sequence ATGAAAAGACGTACTGCGCGTGAAAAGGCGCTTCAAGCATTGTTCCAAATGGATGCGAATGATATCCAGGCGGACGAAGCCATTTCCAATGTATTGGAAGATAAACCGAATGACGAATACCTTCAGAAATTGGTGGCAGGGACCATTGAACATAAAAGCGAGATTGATCAAACGATCCAAAAACATTTAGAAAAATGGAAACTTGGGCGGCTTGCGAAAGTGGATCGGAATATCCTTAGACTCGGTGTATTTGAAATGTACTATATGGAGGACCTTCCAAAGAATGTTGCCATCAACGAAGCGATTGAAATAGCGAAAACATTCGGTGATGATCAGTCAAGTAAATTCATCAATGGAGTACTCTCCAAAATAAAGGATTCTTTATAA